Proteins from one Oncorhynchus gorbuscha isolate QuinsamMale2020 ecotype Even-year linkage group LG18, OgorEven_v1.0, whole genome shotgun sequence genomic window:
- the LOC124004368 gene encoding TGF-beta-activated kinase 1 and MAP3K7-binding protein 1-like isoform X1 → MEWSKIIQLPTRGIRAKQNKLDQCLATDQSNIRVVLVLTTQTVVSFCPIRGEEGCFLYGVFNGFDGSRVSSFVSQCLTAELLLGQLKSTHTDSDVRRILSQAFDVVEKSYFETIGDALAEKATIISQLPEGVSFHQLSPQSQKLSERLKDLEQEVSGGATAVVALIHNNKLYIANVGTNRALLCKSTSDGQNQVIQIGRPHTTENEDELQRLAGLGLDVSGLRQAALIAGQSSTRRIGDYRVKYNYTDIDLLSAAKNKPIIAEPEIQASQSLEGVTGFLLLMSEGLIKALESAHGPEQANQEMVAMVAAELAQQGSLEAVSQSVVERVKRLHHDVYASGRQRASHCSRHEDMTLLIRTLNYTLADGALTPTQARVPPPRSIPPITRPPRAPARLQETEAASSDSVAARRCSQTRPDGSLPMLTSPSSTGCGGRTTETSWGHRGPQLGWGLSDGGGQDLG, encoded by the exons atggaatggtctaaaATAATCCAACTGCCCACAAGGGGGATCCGGGCCAAACAAAACAAACTTGACCAGTGTCTCGCAACAGACCAATCTAACATAAGAGTTGTTCTTGTTTTGACCACTCAGACAGTTGTTTCTTTCTGTCCAATCAGAGGTGAGGAAGGCTGTTTCCTGTATGGAGTGTTTAATGGGTTTGATGGGAGCAGAGTGTCCAGCTTCGTCTCTCAGTGTCTGACAGCAGAACTGCTTCTGGGACAGCTCAAGTCTACACACACTGACTCTGATGTCCGCAGAATTCtctcacag GCCTTCGACGTTGTAGAGAAGAGTTACTTTGAGACAATCGGTGACGCTCTTGCAGAGAAGGCTACTATTATATCCCAACTACCTGAG GGAGTATCGTTCCACCAGCTCTCCCCCCAGAGTCAGAAGCTTTCTGAGAGGCTGAAGGACCTGGAGCAGGAAGTGTCTGGTGGAGCTACCGCTGTTGTGGCTCTGATACACAACAACAAGCTCTACATCGCCAATGTGG GTACCAACCGGGCCCTGCTGTGTAAGTCAACCAGCGACGGTCAGAACCAGGTGATCCAGATTGGACGACCTCACACCACAGAGAACGAGGACGAGCTCCAGAGACTGGCTGGGctgg gTCTTGATGTGTCTGGTCTTCGTCAGGCGGCTCTGATAGCTGGTCAGAGCAGCACCAGGAGGATTGGAGACTACAGGGTTAAATATAACTACACAGATATAGATCTGTTGAG CGCCGCCAAGAACAAGCCAATCATAGCAGAGCCGGAGATCCAGGCCAGCCAATCGTTAGAGGGTGTGACAGGCTTCCTGTTGCTGATGTCAGAGGGGCTCATCAAAGCCCTGGAGTCCGCCCACGGACCTGAACAGGCCAATCAG gAGATGGTAGCGATGGTAGCAGCAGAACTAGCCCAACAGGGAAGCCTGGAGGCCGTGTCCCAGTCGGTGGTGGAGAGGGTCAAGCGGCTACACCACGATGTCTACGCCAGCGGACGCCAGAGAGCGTCCCACTGCTCCCGTCACGAAGACATGACGCTGCTGATACGCACACTCAACTACACGCTGGCCGACGGCGCACTCACACCCACACAGG CCAGAGTCCCACCACCACGCTCCATTCCACCAATAACCAGACCACCCAGAGCTCCAGCTCGTCTTCAGGAGACGGAGGCAGCCTCTTCAG ACAGCGTGGCAGCCAGGCGGTGCAGCCAGACGAGACCGGACGGGTCCCTCCCTATGTTGACTTCACCCAGTTCTACCGGCTGTGGGGGTCGGACCACGGAGACTTCCTGGGGACACAGGGGGCCTCAGCTGGGCTGGGGCCTCAGTGATGGAGGGGGACAAGATTTGGGGTGA
- the LOC124004368 gene encoding TGF-beta-activated kinase 1 and MAP3K7-binding protein 1-like isoform X2, translating to MEWSKIIQLPTRGIRAKQNKLDQCLATDQSNIRVVLVLTTQTVVSFCPIRGEEGCFLYGVFNGFDGSRVSSFVSQCLTAELLLGQLKSTHTDSDVRRILSQAFDVVEKSYFETIGDALAEKATIISQLPEGVSFHQLSPQSQKLSERLKDLEQEVSGGATAVVALIHNNKLYIANVGTNRALLCKSTSDGQNQVIQIGRPHTTENEDELQRLAGLGLDVSGLRQAALIAGQSSTRRIGDYRVKYNYTDIDLLSAAKNKPIIAEPEIQASQSLEGVTGFLLLMSEGLIKALESAHGPEQANQEMVAMVAAELAQQGSLEAVSQSVVERVKRLHHDVYASGRQRASHCSRHEDMTLLIRTLNYTLADGALTPTQGGRIYPVSVPYSNCPSSTILLL from the exons atggaatggtctaaaATAATCCAACTGCCCACAAGGGGGATCCGGGCCAAACAAAACAAACTTGACCAGTGTCTCGCAACAGACCAATCTAACATAAGAGTTGTTCTTGTTTTGACCACTCAGACAGTTGTTTCTTTCTGTCCAATCAGAGGTGAGGAAGGCTGTTTCCTGTATGGAGTGTTTAATGGGTTTGATGGGAGCAGAGTGTCCAGCTTCGTCTCTCAGTGTCTGACAGCAGAACTGCTTCTGGGACAGCTCAAGTCTACACACACTGACTCTGATGTCCGCAGAATTCtctcacag GCCTTCGACGTTGTAGAGAAGAGTTACTTTGAGACAATCGGTGACGCTCTTGCAGAGAAGGCTACTATTATATCCCAACTACCTGAG GGAGTATCGTTCCACCAGCTCTCCCCCCAGAGTCAGAAGCTTTCTGAGAGGCTGAAGGACCTGGAGCAGGAAGTGTCTGGTGGAGCTACCGCTGTTGTGGCTCTGATACACAACAACAAGCTCTACATCGCCAATGTGG GTACCAACCGGGCCCTGCTGTGTAAGTCAACCAGCGACGGTCAGAACCAGGTGATCCAGATTGGACGACCTCACACCACAGAGAACGAGGACGAGCTCCAGAGACTGGCTGGGctgg gTCTTGATGTGTCTGGTCTTCGTCAGGCGGCTCTGATAGCTGGTCAGAGCAGCACCAGGAGGATTGGAGACTACAGGGTTAAATATAACTACACAGATATAGATCTGTTGAG CGCCGCCAAGAACAAGCCAATCATAGCAGAGCCGGAGATCCAGGCCAGCCAATCGTTAGAGGGTGTGACAGGCTTCCTGTTGCTGATGTCAGAGGGGCTCATCAAAGCCCTGGAGTCCGCCCACGGACCTGAACAGGCCAATCAG gAGATGGTAGCGATGGTAGCAGCAGAACTAGCCCAACAGGGAAGCCTGGAGGCCGTGTCCCAGTCGGTGGTGGAGAGGGTCAAGCGGCTACACCACGATGTCTACGCCAGCGGACGCCAGAGAGCGTCCCACTGCTCCCGTCACGAAGACATGACGCTGCTGATACGCACACTCAACTACACGCTGGCCGACGGCGCACTCACACCCACACAGG gtgGTCGTATCTACCCAGTGTCGGTGCCCTACTCTAACTGCCCCAGCAgcactatattactactataa